In a genomic window of Myotis daubentonii chromosome 18, mMyoDau2.1, whole genome shotgun sequence:
- the LOC132221063 gene encoding uncharacterized protein LOC132221063: MGPVGQLEAGTGGLPGMGAGGLPGVGAGGLPGVNTGGLPGVGVGAGGFPGVSAGGIPGMGAGGLPGVGAGGIPGVGVGAGGLPGVGAGGIPVGDDIR, from the exons ATGGGACCTGTGGGGCAGCTGGAAGCGGGCACAGGAGGGCTCCCAGGTATGGGTGCAGGGGGGCTCCCAGGTGTGGGCGCAGGAGGGCTCCCAGGAGTGAACACAGGAGGGCTCCCAGGTGTGG GTGTGGGCGCAGGGGGGTTCCCAGGTGTGAGCGCAGGAGGGATCCCAG GTATGGGTGCAGGGGGGCTCCCAGGTGTGGGCGCAGGAGGGATCCCAGGTGTGG GTGTGGGCGCAGGAGGGCTCCCAGGTGTGGGCGCAGGAGGGATCCCAG TTGGTGATGACATCCGGTAG